From Panthera uncia isolate 11264 chromosome E1, Puncia_PCG_1.0, whole genome shotgun sequence, one genomic window encodes:
- the LOC125926902 gene encoding olfactory receptor 1A1-like: protein MRGDNQSFALGFILLGLTGQQQQEDFFFILFLFIYPITLFGNLLIILAIRSDIHLHNPMYFFLANLSFVDILFSSVTIPKMLANHVLGSKAISFGGCLTQMYFMIDMSNTDSYILAVMAYDRAVAISRPLRYTTIMSPRTCVLLVVGSWVVGNANALPHTLLTASLSFCGNQEVANFYCDTASLLKLSCSDIHFNVKMMYLGVGIFSVPLLCIIISYIRVFSTVLRVPSTKGVLKAFSTCGSHLTVVSLYYGTVMGMYFRPLTSYSLKDAVITVMYIAVTPMLNPFIYSLRNRDMKAALGKLFSKRLSS, encoded by the coding sequence ATGAGAGGAGATAACCAGTCCTTTGCCCTTGGTTTCATTCTCCTGGGACTTACTGGTCAGCAACAACAGGAAGATTtcttcttcatcctcttcctcttcatttaCCCCATCACATTGTTTGGAAACCTGCTCATCATCTTGGCCATTCGCTCTGACATTCACCTTCACAACCCCATGTACTTTTTCCTTGCCAACCTCTCCTTTGTTGACATCTTATTCTCCTCTGTAACCATCCCAAAGATGCTAGCCAACCATGTCTTGGGCAGCAAAGCCATCTCCTTTGGAGGATGTCTAACACAGATGTATTTCATGATTGACATGTCTAACACAGATAGCTATATCTTGGCTGTGATGGCATATGATCGTGCCGTGGCCATCAGCCGCCCACTTCGTTACACAACAATTATGAGCCCACGGACTTGTGTCTTGCTGGTTGTTGGGTCTTGGGTGGTTGGAAACGCCAatgccctcccccacactctgctCACAGCTAGTCTGTCTTTCTGTGGCAACCAGGAAGTAGCCAACTTCTACTGTGACACTGCCTCTTTACTCAAGCTGTCCTGTTCTGACATTCATTTTAATGTGAAGATGATGTACCTAGGGGTTGGTATTTTCTCTGTGCCACTACTATGCATCATCATCTCCTACATCCGGGTCTTTTCCACAGTCTTACGGGTTCCATCCACCAAGGGTGTGCTCAAAGCCTTCTCCACCTGTGGCTCCCACCTCACTGTTGTTTCTCTGTATTATGGGACAGTCATGGGCATGTATTTCCGCCCTCTGACTAGTTATAGCCTGAAGGACGCAGTGATAACTGTGATGTACATTGCAGTGACCCCAATGCTAAATCCTTTCATCTACAGTCTGAGAAACCGAGACATGAAGGCGGCCCTGGGAAAACTCTTCAGCAAAAGACTCTCTTCATAA